The Fusarium oxysporum Fo47 chromosome II, complete sequence genome includes a region encoding these proteins:
- a CDS encoding ribosome 60S biogenesis N-terminal-domain-containing protein, with the protein MGKRDFNSGDGAAAFRKRQKVVHEAPTSEEVTSSDQLRNLLSFDQDLRNARHGLQSFKNLLDQIVHEEGDRRANLDILNQYLEAVKPRDTSEDAVFLNDIMEMWSFAVQVNNDGVMSSVAVVLALLLQILSGSLQLVKHGLGICQTLLQEQQLKSLAKNLSAEKSKGFIISPTLRLLREATCLDGGSYAKRIFRARNFTLASLGRNLEIGHIGDTQEDVRKASVRTNAVRFFLSLLKFLGSDGRKELVSQKELLSHVTYMIKSDPAYLVVDILDSLKLYLLKDDKIPREVKFRCFNTKSLVRFLALYTYTSDGEDVNEKSTVSYKAHQLLIYICTTPTAGILYPSTGLYPKESEDDPTPSGRAKAGTQGALFADKYKQDIPVYNFVLAEFAQKLRPWSSLKHNELLVAIFTAAPELTAKYFLSNRSFTFEPKLSMTWIGYAAFLFNTMQLPLPPRFGDRSRSAKAPPPTSILLDNIIPLPINQKVLIRCLSSKSNLTSFFATRILIVAVEKLAEALKMHEEVSKGNDPVWAEASRRLIDAFCQRIPDMKEIVRSYKGIPAENILHKAMASRLLRLYYEAIPQVALAANFDVSPFFTEVLKSLNKESEQHEDESLRVMELENLVSIASYSPGMRWFSRIDNLIDGAGSSPYTALLRLLCDKKRDLPFQQLKKVLGEVAVENQMVTKASLMSPLFEALQTTLADAKAKPMEKVWSYVDNCINRCASSPIKYLDLLETYAQEDGVSSGSETALVNVTLVEQLSFAMGSANSDEQAALGQFLCCYFSTSYKFKPGKQLTKALYKRILEQFSSSKVKMKKLKEEKPDDADADEDMADADTVDVNGSKDGSTIDSSKLEAMLHVPLPEDEDTTALTKWAGKNAEDLVEDGWAAALIRLLSSPHTNIRKESLTSILKMAAKLKESSYEEKEQVWLLLCELAESSRDQVDKGPVPSAFTAFAIQALDVLKNPLHPLYPKINSFLTRSPVWSADKLPLAHDILHGEPSEDDKYYTEITWLLTYLLDSLRTPSDLSIFHRKRWFEKILALGANPYLRINLRTRLLRLLYRATCIEGGSTTLTTRFGILSWLDSQRAAVEGGEEADVMVALMRRVWETCDQEKVKVWSKGGVEKLLAMHDL; encoded by the exons ATGGGCAAACGAGACTTCAACAGCGGAGATGGCGCTGCTGCTTTTCGCAAGCGCCAGAAAGTCGTACACGAGGCGCCAACAAGCGAAGAAGTTACCTCGAGCGATCAATTGCGCAACCTCCTGTCCTTCGACCAGGATTTGCGCAACGCCAGGCATG GCCTTCAATCTTTCAAGAATCTCCTCGATCAAATAGTTCACGAAGAGGGTGACCGAAGAGCAAACCTCGACATTCTAAATCAATACCTTGAAGCCGTCAAGCCCAGAGATACATCCGAAGATGCAGTCTTTCTCAACGATATCATGGAAATGTGGTCCTTCGCCGTGCAGGTTAACAACGACGGTGTCATGTCATCTGTTGCCGTGGTCCTGGCTTTACTACTCCAGATCCTCTCAGGCTCACTACAACTTGTCAAGCATGGCCTCGGTATCTGCCAGACCCTTCTGCAAGAGCAGCAACTGAAATCATTGGCAAAGAATCTGTCAGCAGAAAAGAGCAAAGGTTTTATCATATCGCCTACTCTCCGTCTCCTTCGAGAAGCTACATGCCTAGACGGAGGCTCCTATGCGAAGCGAATCTTCCGCGCTCGAAATTTCACATTGGCATCGCTTGGACGAAATCTTGAAATTGGGCATATCGGAGATACGCAGGAAGACGTGCGCAAAGCTTCCGTCAGGACAAATGCTGTCCGTTTTTTTCTGAGCCTTCTCAAGTTCTTGGGTTCAGATGGACGTAAAGAACTTGTATCCCAGAAGGAACTTTTGTCCCATGTGACTTATATGATCAAAAGCGACCCTGCCTACCTCGTTGTGGATATTCTCGACTCTTTAAAGCTCTATCTTCTCAAGGATGACAAGATCCCCAGGGAAGTCAAATTCCGATGCTTTAACACTAAGTCGTTGGTACGCTTCTTGGCTTTATACACATACACTAGCGATGGCGAAGATGTCAATGAGAAGTCAACGGTGAGCTACAAGGCCCATCAACTCCTCATCTACATCTGCACGACGCCTACTGCTGGTATTCTATATCCTTCCACTGGTCTATACCCCAAAGAGTCTGAAGACGACCCAACGCCAAGTGGGCGTGCGAAGGCTGGTACACAGGGTGCTCTCTTCGCCGACAAATACAAACAAGACATTCCTGTGTATAACTTTGTCCTTGCCGAATTCGCTCAAAAGTTGCGGCCTTGGTCCAGTTTGAAACATAACGAGCTTCTGGTAGCAATCTTCACCGCTGCCCCTGAACTTACTGCAAAATATTTCCTAAGCAACCGATCTTTCACGTTCGAACCAAAGTTATCCATGACATGGATTGGATATGCCGCGTTCCTCTTTAACACTATGCAacttcctctccctcctcgCTTCGGAGACCGATCGCGATCTGCCAAGGCACCTCCTCCCACGTCCATCCTTCTCGACAACATTATTCCTCTCCCCATCAATCAAAAGGTCCTGATCCGATGTCTTTCCTCCAAATCCAACCTCACATCTTTCTTTGCTACCCGCATTCTGATCGTGGCAGTCGAGAAGTTAGCTGAAGCTCTCAAGATGCATGAAGAGGTTTCAAAGGGCAATGATCCTGTCTGGGCAGAAGCTAGCCGTCGTTTAATCGATGCGTTTTGCCAACGTATTCCTGACATGAAAGAAATCGTTCGGTCTTATAAGGGAATACCAGCTGAGAACATTCTCCATAAGGCCATGGCCAGTCGTTTGCTACGCCTTTACTATGAAGCCATTCCACAAGTTGCCCTTGCTGCCAACTTTGATGTTTCGCCTTTCTTCACAGAAGTTCTCAAGTCGCTCAACAAGGAAAGCGAGCAGCATGAGGACGAGTCACTGAGAGTCATGGAGCTCGAAAACTTGGTATCAATTGCCAGTTATTCCCCCGGTATGCGTTGGTTCTCAAGGATAGACAATCTCATCGATGGAGCAGGATCGTCGCCATACACTGCCCTCCTGCGGCTGCTTTGTGATAAGAAGCGAGATCTTCCTTTccagcagctgaagaaggttcTAGGCGAGGTCGCAGTTGAGAACCAGATGGTGACGAAGGCGTCCCTGATGAGCCCCCTATTTGAGGCTCTCCAGACAACACTGGCCGATGCCAAGGCAAAGCCAATGGAGAAGGTTTGGTCATATGTTGACAACTGCATCAACCGATGTGCCTCCTCGCCAATCAAGTATCTCGATTTGTTAGAAACATATGCCCAGGAAGATGGTGTATCATCTGGTAGTGAGACTGCTTTGGTTAACGTGACCCTGGTAGAGCAGTTGTCATTCGCAATGGGCTCTGCTAACAGCGATGAGCAAGCTGCGCTTGGCCAGTTCCTGTGTTGCTACTTCTCTACTTCATACAAGTTCAAGCCAGGAAAACAACTCACCAAAGCTCTATACAAACGCATCTTGGAACAGTTTTCATCaagcaaggtcaagatgaagaagctcaaggaggaAAAGCCTGATGATGcagatgctgatgaagaTATGGCTGATGCCGACACAGTTGATGTGAATGGTTCAAAAGATGGCTCGACCATTGATTCTTCAAAGCTCGAGGCCATGCTGCATGTACCACTGCCCGAAGACGAGGATACCACAGCTTTGACAAAATGGGCTGGCAAAAACGCAGAAGACCtcgttgaagatggctggGCAGCAGCTTTGATTCgcctcctctcctctccccATACCAACATCCGCAAGGAATCCCTCACCAGCATTCTCAAGATGGctgccaagctcaaggaatCTTCCTACGAAGAAAAGGAACAAGTTTGGCTCCTCTTGTGCGAACTTGCCGAGTCATCGCGGGATCAAGTTGACAAGGGCCCAGTCCCCTCTGCCTTCACTGCCTTCGCCATCCAAGCTCTGGATGTcctgaagaatccgctgcACCCGCTCTACCCCAAAATCAACAGCTTTCTCACACGCAGCCCCGTCTGGTCTGCTGACAAGCTTCCCCTCGCCCACGACATTCTTCACGGTGAACCCTCAGAAGATGATAAGTATTACACCGAAATCACATGGCTTCTCACCTACCTCCTTGACAGCTTGCGCACACCCTCCGATCTTAGCATCTTTCATCGCAAGCGCTGGTTCGAGAAGATACTCGCTCTCGGTGCCAACCCTTACTTACGTATCAATTTACGCACTCGTTTGCTACGTCTATTGTATCGCGCGACTTGCATCGAAGGCGGTAGCACCACGCTGACGACTCGCTTCGGCATTCTCAGCTGGCTGGACTCGCAACGGGCTGCTGTTGAGGGAGGTGAAGAGGCGGATGTAATGGTTGCACTCATGAGAAGGGTATGGGAGACATGTGATCAAGAAAAGGTCAAGGTCTGGAGTAAGGGAGGCGTCGAAAAGTTACTTGCCATGCATGATTTGTGA